The proteins below come from a single Portunus trituberculatus isolate SZX2019 chromosome 34, ASM1759143v1, whole genome shotgun sequence genomic window:
- the LOC123512819 gene encoding uncharacterized protein LOC123512819 has product MDAGNTKQKRQEKKEKKVLLVIEYEEGSHYVKVSSSYLLGKIHHPNRKLNETIMKYLLVAGKLVSISEDASGQAAPQGFRMPLDDMIDVMRSDLCGFLHVFRQLGMTCFEVPALCSLQEILQFESSLPLEESPQQVAKPTIIQITATRQCNNVVQDEQASSELSIIDSDSSSSSDSDDGGSSSAGDGKSSSSSVAEEQQPTPVPRCSLEQLQFDIDQDVPCLTAQDTQQKRKRAASVSVRMQEPRVKRMMDFEEISEREEEDLEMVD; this is encoded by the exons ATGGATGCAGGAAACACAAAGCAAAAACggcaagagaaaaaggagaagaaagttcTTTTAGTCATTGAATATGAAGAAGGGTCCCATTATGTTaaagtttcctcctcttacctccttGGAAAAATACATCACCCAAACAGAAAGCTCAAT GAGACCATCATGAAGTATTTGTTGGTGGCAGGCAAGCTCGTCAGCATTTCAGAGGATGCGTCTGGCCAGGCTGCACCTCAGGGGTTCCGCATGCCCCTTGACGACATGATTGACGTCATGAGGAGTGATCTATGCGGCTTCCTGCATGTTTTCCGGCAACTGGGCATGACCTGCTTTGAGGTGCCGGCACTGTGCTCCCTGCAGGAAATCCTCCAGTTTGAGAGTAGTCTCCCACTGGAAGAGTCACCACAGCAGGTGGCCAAGCCCACTATCATACAGATCACTGCCACAAGACAGTGTAACAATGTAGTGCAGGATGAGCAGGCATCTTCTGAACTCAGCATCATTGACAgtgacagcagtagcagcagtgacagtgacgatggcggcagcagcagtgctGGTGAcggcaagagcagcagcagcagtgtagcaGAGGAGCAACAGCCGACTCCAGTCCCCCGGTGCAGTTTGGAACAGCTACAATTTGACATTGATCAAGATGTGCCTTGCCTCACT GCACAGGACACCcagcagaagagaaagagagctgCCTCAGTCAGTGTAAGAATGCAGGAGCCACGGGTGAAGAGAATGATGGACTTTGAGGAAAtcagtgaaagagaagaggaagaccttGAAATGGTAGACTAA